Proteins from one Rosa chinensis cultivar Old Blush chromosome 7, RchiOBHm-V2, whole genome shotgun sequence genomic window:
- the LOC112178095 gene encoding uncharacterized protein LOC112178095, giving the protein MVITIEDLRKNETRLCGSFLKMVDDVKAMATDPSEQQVLLTQMVLKELMMNRNKPEAAFSLGFPKKKRSGSRGMQKQNQNQKQRIIIKFKRCVSATTGIASYSCSVSPDSGIVGSRGMQKQNQNQKQRIIIKFKRCVSATTGIASYSCSVSPDSGIVVNPDPLHDDQKQDLKLKLKLKSKKRCYSEIEQAGDEGFEDINSKRLRKGKNDKRVLPSVQSITEYFPKEELQDRIRGSDHPKPIARAIAIAGKRNEIKISMTSFALSLLICFL; this is encoded by the exons ATGGTGATCACGATTGAAGATTTGAGGAAAAATGAGACCAGGCTTTGTGGGTCTTTCTTGAAAATGGTTGATGATGTGAAAGCCATGGCCACCGACCCATCTGAGCAACAAGTGCTTCTGACCCAGATGGTTTTGAAGGAGTTGATGATGAATAGGAACAAACCAGAAGCAGCATTCTCACTTGGTTTTCCCAAAAAGAAGAGATCTGGATCTAGAGGGATGCAAAAgcagaatcagaatcagaagCAGAGGATCATCATCAAATTCAAACGCTGCGTCTCTGCCACTACAGGTATTGCTTCTTATTCTTGCTCTGTTTCCCCTGATTCTGGTATTGTTGGATCTAGAGGGATGCAAAAgcagaatcagaatcagaagCAGAGGATCATCATCAAATTCAAACGCTGCGTCTCTGCCACTACAGGTATTGCTTCTTATTCTTGCTCTGTTTCCCCTGATTCTGGTATTGTTGTAAACCCAGACCCACTTCATGATGATCAGAAACaggatttgaaattgaaattgaaattgaagagcAAGAAGAGGTGCTACTCTGAAATCGAACAAGCAGGCGATGAAGGTTTCGAAGACATAAACTCGAAAAGGCTGAGAAAGGGAAAGAATGATAAGAGGGTGTTACCAAGTGTGCAATCGATCACTGAGTATTTTCCAAAGGAAGAATTGCAGGATCGTATTCGTG GATCAGATCACCCAAAGCCAATAGCAAGAGCAATAGCAATAGCAGGGAAGAGGAATGAGATCAAGATCAGTATGACCAGCTTTGCTTTGTCCTTGTTAATCTGCTTTCT